Sequence from the Osmia bicornis bicornis chromosome 13, iOsmBic2.1, whole genome shotgun sequence genome:
aatattaaaataacaaataaaacagtattataaataaattacatcttTAGTCAGTTACTAATTGCTGATCCTACTGATGAAGAAGAAAGTTTATCTTTGGGAAAATTAACAGTTGTATTGAATAAGGAAAAAATCTGTTGTATACATAAACCTGGTATGTAAAATGTTAGTTAAActaaaatgtttataaatttttacgaAATTTTAACTAATGCATCATATTCTCATTTAGGAGGAATTCCAATTTCCCAAGATATGTTTCTGAAAAGTTtaacaaaatctaaaaaaaGAGCAGAGTCGGTAagatcattaattaatattgctATGGTATCAACcgaagaagaaatgaaaaaatgaaaaattgtaccaaattataaaatgagcaataataaaataatgtacaaatattttataatatttaacgttatattttatttaataaattatgtataaaaatagCTTCTTCTTTATTGCATTAAGTTGTATGGTATAAAACTTTCAAGATTAATTACAgtgaaacaaaattataatataattatcagaACAGGAAAGCTTCTGATTGCAAATAATTGAGATTTTTAAGATCTCTGGACGAATTACATGAAGATTAAAAGTAATCATTGCTGAGATAAAAGTCATGGAAAATTAATACAAACTAGTTTTTTTCATAATACGCAAAAATTCTTCTTGAGAAATTTCTCCATCACCATCTTTATCTGCTTCATCAATCATTTCTTGTAATTCTTCATCTGTAAGATTTTCACCTAATTCTCTAGCCactctttttaaatttttaaaagatatttttccTGTGTTATCATCATCAAATAGACGAAATGCTTTTAAAACTTCTTCCTTTGTATCCTTTTCTAGCATTTTTGTGGACATTAAGTTCAAAAATTCTTCAAATGACAAAGTACCAAGTCCATCTGGATCAACATCtgctattaatttttttacttcttctttctttgGTTCAAATCCAAGGGCACGAATGGCCACTTTAAGTTCTTTGGTAGCAATTCTTCCAGTACCATCTGgatcaaataaatcaaatgcttcttttatatcatttttttgtTCAGCAGTCAATTCCATTTTTGGTACACCCTTCTTTTTAATCAATTGTTTTTTAGAAGTAGAGGCCTAAAAcaagattattaatttaagtatatatataatctaatcaaagtattaataaatactaaatataatacataccatatttaaaaagtttaattaaataatatctactatatttttgaaactttatatcttttgtttaattataaatttaaaaaaatatcaatggTAATATAGCAAGTatgatatttcatttataatcaAATTAACTTGCAATGATTAAGTATTACTGAAGTGGTTGTGGCACACTTTATTTCATGctaaaaaacaatttaataagATGTCAATTGTTATAAGGCATTGTCTGATAGTTGGTtgtttatgtttat
This genomic interval carries:
- the LOC114878770 gene encoding caltractin-like, translated to MASTSKKQLIKKKGVPKMELTAEQKNDIKEAFDLFDPDGTGRIATKELKVAIRALGFEPKKEEVKKLIADVDPDGLGTLSFEEFLNLMSTKMLEKDTKEEVLKAFRLFDDDNTGKISFKNLKRVARELGENLTDEELQEMIDEADKDGDGEISQEEFLRIMKKTSLY